One window of Caldisericum exile AZM16c01 genomic DNA carries:
- the ftsZ gene encoding cell division protein FtsZ has product MFDMDPWKVAQARIKVLGVGGGGGNAINRMIDEGIDGVEFIAINTDVQVLSLNKAEKKVQIGPRTTGGLGAGSYPEIGRKSAEESKDELRKVMEGADLVFITAGMGGGTGTGASPVIASIAKELNILTVAVVTRPFTFEGRQRMQQAEEGIKALLQFVDTLIIISNDKLLRIIDKKTPISEAFRIADNVLFYAVKGISEIITKPGLINVDFADVRTTLTGAGNAWFGIGAGRGENRAVDAAKQAISSPLLEYSITGATRVLLNITGGKNLTLYEVNEASTFVRDTVGENANLIFGTVLEETLEDEVRVSLIAAGFDKISEEKPKEKVIKFDENFDTGDFEIPAFLRKRKQ; this is encoded by the coding sequence ATGTTTGATATGGATCCGTGGAAGGTAGCACAGGCAAGAATAAAAGTGTTAGGAGTTGGAGGGGGCGGAGGAAATGCCATCAATAGAATGATAGATGAAGGTATTGATGGCGTTGAATTTATTGCTATAAACACTGATGTTCAAGTGCTTTCTCTCAACAAAGCAGAAAAGAAGGTTCAAATTGGCCCCAGAACAACAGGTGGGCTTGGCGCCGGAAGCTATCCAGAAATTGGGCGGAAGTCTGCTGAAGAAAGTAAGGACGAATTAAGAAAAGTTATGGAAGGTGCGGATTTAGTTTTTATTACCGCAGGTATGGGTGGTGGAACTGGGACGGGTGCATCTCCTGTGATTGCTTCAATTGCAAAAGAACTAAATATCCTTACAGTTGCGGTAGTGACGCGTCCTTTTACCTTTGAGGGAAGGCAAAGGATGCAGCAGGCAGAGGAAGGAATAAAAGCATTACTTCAATTTGTTGATACCCTTATTATTATCTCGAATGATAAACTCCTTAGAATAATTGATAAGAAGACGCCAATAAGTGAAGCATTTAGAATTGCTGATAACGTTCTTTTTTATGCAGTAAAAGGAATATCAGAAATTATAACAAAACCTGGACTTATTAACGTTGATTTTGCTGATGTAAGAACAACATTAACTGGTGCAGGCAATGCATGGTTTGGAATTGGAGCAGGCCGTGGTGAAAATCGTGCAGTTGATGCTGCGAAACAAGCAATTTCAAGTCCACTACTTGAATATTCAATAACTGGAGCAACGAGAGTTCTATTAAATATTACAGGTGGTAAAAATTTAACGCTTTATGAGGTTAATGAAGCTTCAACGTTTGTAAGAGATACTGTTGGTGAAAATGCAAATCTTATATTTGGAACAGTTTTGGAAGAAACCCTCGAAGATGAGGTAAGGGTTTCACTTATAGCAGCAGGATTTGACAAAATAAGCGAGGAAAAACCTAAAGAAAAAGTAATAAAATTTGATGAAAATTTCGATACCGGGGATTTTGAAATACCTGCATTCCTAAGGAAAAGAAAACAATAG
- a CDS encoding cell division protein FtsQ/DivIB, which translates to MKKLIIFLIIAGSIFFLFLYPIFAFSENIKIVSNVPVKVDDLLRKVGPFYLGVAPLREIQITRKLFRLEITYYEEPVINIQFKDGIFALTKTGFLIEKGNLNLPLTFANFSSSSYNKLMGSLIIYCKDNNLLNIIKSLEIFGGDVAFVDKNGILVIIGKGDYELKMNEYIKALEILSKRVKHIKSIDLRFNLQAVIAWRENG; encoded by the coding sequence GTGAAAAAATTAATTATATTTTTAATTATAGCAGGTTCAATTTTTTTCTTGTTTCTTTATCCTATTTTTGCATTTTCAGAAAATATTAAAATTGTATCAAATGTGCCTGTAAAAGTAGACGACCTTTTAAGAAAAGTCGGCCCCTTTTATCTTGGTGTTGCGCCTCTAAGAGAGATTCAAATTACAAGGAAACTATTTAGACTTGAAATAACTTATTATGAAGAGCCAGTTATAAATATTCAATTTAAGGATGGAATTTTTGCTTTAACGAAAACTGGGTTTCTGATTGAAAAAGGGAACTTAAATTTACCTCTCACTTTTGCAAATTTTTCTTCCTCCTCTTACAATAAATTAATGGGTAGTTTAATTATATATTGCAAGGATAACAATTTACTAAATATAATAAAAAGTTTAGAAATTTTTGGTGGAGATGTTGCATTCGTAGATAAAAATGGTATTTTAGTTATAATAGGTAAAGGGGACTATGAGCTAAAAATGAATGAATACATTAAGGCATTAGAGATTTTATCAAAAAGGGTAAAGCATATAAAATCCATTGATTTGCGATTTAATTTGCAAGCAGTAATAGCTTGGAGGGAAAATGGATAG
- the ftsA gene encoding cell division protein FtsA has protein sequence MDRIISALDLGSQTIKFLIGEISDGNASIIGVGTVPSKSVSKGVVIDLNKASEAVIQAKKVAETMAGKKAQNVYVSVSGTHIFSLNNKGSIIVSKEGREISRDDIKRVEESARVLLLQPNQKVIHSIPRQYIIDGQGGIRNPIGMSGIKLEEEVHIVTGSSTVLYNIEKVISMVDLKKEAFVLQSLASSLSALKEQEKELGVALVDIGAGTGDIAIFVNGSIAHTSVLPIGGEYITKDIAYALRISIEEAERIKKDFGFAQSDSVPTGETIEVSRIGSDEKITIDTSYLSDVITARVDEILQSIKLELIKSGYWGALHSGVVFTGGCAKLKNFIRRASDILEIPARLGIPRGEYTFSDILSDPEYATSIGLILYAISEGSEHAKSRNPFSGLSWLKDIFE, from the coding sequence ATGGATAGAATAATTTCAGCGCTCGACTTAGGTAGCCAAACGATAAAGTTTCTCATTGGAGAAATAAGTGATGGTAATGCTTCTATCATTGGCGTCGGTACTGTTCCGTCCAAGAGTGTAAGTAAAGGAGTTGTAATTGACTTAAACAAGGCCTCTGAAGCAGTAATTCAAGCAAAAAAAGTTGCAGAAACAATGGCCGGGAAAAAAGCACAGAACGTTTATGTTTCAGTTTCGGGAACTCATATATTTTCTCTAAATAACAAAGGAAGTATTATCGTTTCAAAAGAGGGAAGAGAAATATCAAGAGACGATATAAAAAGAGTTGAAGAATCAGCAAGAGTGCTATTACTTCAGCCAAACCAAAAAGTAATTCACTCCATTCCAAGGCAATACATAATCGATGGACAAGGTGGAATAAGGAATCCTATTGGAATGTCGGGCATTAAACTTGAAGAAGAAGTTCATATTGTTACGGGCTCTTCTACTGTTTTATACAATATTGAAAAGGTGATTTCGATGGTTGATCTTAAAAAAGAGGCCTTTGTTCTTCAGTCACTTGCCTCATCTTTATCAGCTTTAAAAGAGCAGGAAAAGGAACTTGGCGTTGCACTTGTTGACATAGGTGCAGGAACTGGCGACATTGCAATCTTTGTAAATGGAAGTATTGCGCACACATCAGTTCTCCCAATAGGGGGAGAGTATATAACAAAAGATATTGCATACGCTTTAAGAATTTCCATTGAAGAGGCAGAAAGAATTAAGAAGGATTTTGGATTCGCACAGAGTGATAGCGTGCCTACAGGTGAAACCATCGAAGTTTCACGAATTGGATCTGATGAAAAAATAACAATAGATACTTCGTATCTATCTGATGTTATAACGGCACGGGTTGATGAAATTCTACAATCTATAAAACTTGAATTAATAAAGTCTGGCTACTGGGGTGCATTACATTCAGGTGTTGTTTTTACGGGTGGTTGTGCTAAACTTAAGAATTTTATAAGGAGAGCAAGTGATATCTTAGAAATACCTGCAAGATTGGGTATTCCACGAGGGGAATATACATTCTCTGATATCTTAAGCGATCCTGAATATGCAACCTCAATAGGTTTAATTCTTTATGCTATTTCGGAAGGAAGCGAACACGCAAAGTCAAGAAACCCATTTTCGGGATTATCTTGGCTTAAGGATATATTCGAATAG
- a CDS encoding ABC transporter substrate-binding protein has translation MKKVLVVVVALAMVLTLFAVRPLSVNAAGFKDVSADYWAKDQIDYLVSKGVIAGFSDGTFKPENPVTREQFAKMICIAKGLKEYKPATPTFKDVPADRWSYGYVEAAVKAGYIKGYADGTFKPANSISRQELAVLGVRVVGKEAEANAWKGEPIVWANDWKKIASWAVGAVTLAYRPDIQILTYHTKEGTVDPTMAATRAECAYAIYKIMVPPQVGGQVVVAQTQEPDALMSFATSMMAQRNIAMQYEDGLIMEFPNGTVVPRMALNVPNFKDGTWTTYKGPDGKTWMKTTYYLRKGVKWSDGTPVNYKDDINFAVFDIYLSGKIEQIPTTDPYDKIEKIEFPDPYTMVVTWKDTTPYANLGLPIYPKHFYSKVPLEQITSSDLAKKPIHAGPYKIDQWVEGSYISLVPNPYWFGWAGAKPLIQKFVYQWIPDTNTMLMNVLAGKVDLTLIGLGSKEAQQAEKIPTIKVQKIPSTFWEHFEINVTDPILSDVRVRKALAYGIDYDDLNMRVHLGVRKNLYYPYIALFNEFYRNPKAVMPKYDPAMANKLLDEAGWKMGSDGYRYKDGKKLTLELSTTTRQDRKDEAVVLQAQLKKIGIDIQTKFLAASYFFGTYTTHRMFQLAMFAWGGDPLDPGGFTLYHSSQIPTEENGWQGQNYTGISDPTLDDAIYKATHEVDPAVRQKNYYIAEQRIVDLVPQVGLNLWTDVYTPKKNLAMAGFDYVMSSSIGYTYNSELWYWEKK, from the coding sequence ATGAAGAAAGTATTAGTAGTGGTAGTAGCATTGGCAATGGTCTTAACGCTTTTTGCAGTAAGACCATTGAGCGTTAATGCTGCAGGGTTTAAAGATGTTTCTGCAGACTACTGGGCGAAAGACCAGATTGATTACCTCGTTTCAAAGGGTGTTATCGCAGGTTTTTCAGATGGCACATTCAAGCCTGAGAATCCAGTTACAAGAGAGCAATTTGCAAAGATGATTTGCATTGCAAAAGGCTTGAAGGAGTACAAACCTGCAACGCCAACATTCAAGGATGTGCCAGCAGATCGTTGGTCTTATGGTTACGTTGAAGCAGCAGTAAAAGCAGGTTATATCAAGGGGTATGCTGATGGTACATTTAAGCCTGCAAACTCCATTTCAAGGCAAGAACTTGCAGTTCTTGGCGTAAGAGTTGTTGGGAAAGAAGCAGAGGCAAATGCTTGGAAAGGCGAGCCAATTGTTTGGGCAAATGACTGGAAAAAGATCGCATCTTGGGCAGTTGGAGCAGTAACGCTTGCATACAGGCCTGATATTCAAATTCTCACATACCACACAAAAGAAGGCACCGTTGATCCGACAATGGCAGCAACAAGGGCAGAATGCGCATATGCAATTTATAAGATCATGGTTCCTCCACAAGTAGGTGGACAAGTTGTCGTTGCACAAACACAGGAGCCAGATGCATTGATGTCGTTTGCAACATCAATGATGGCACAGCGTAATATTGCAATGCAGTATGAAGATGGTCTTATTATGGAATTCCCCAATGGAACAGTAGTACCTCGTATGGCACTTAATGTCCCCAACTTTAAGGACGGCACTTGGACAACTTACAAAGGACCAGATGGAAAAACTTGGATGAAAACTACATACTACCTTAGGAAAGGTGTAAAGTGGTCCGATGGCACTCCTGTAAACTACAAAGATGACATTAATTTTGCTGTTTTTGATATTTATCTTTCAGGAAAGATTGAACAAATTCCAACAACTGATCCATATGATAAGATTGAAAAAATTGAATTCCCTGACCCATATACGATGGTTGTCACATGGAAAGACACAACTCCTTATGCAAACCTTGGGCTTCCAATTTATCCAAAGCACTTCTATAGTAAGGTGCCACTTGAACAGATCACTTCTTCAGATTTAGCAAAAAAGCCAATTCATGCTGGCCCTTACAAGATTGATCAATGGGTTGAAGGATCCTATATATCATTGGTTCCCAATCCGTACTGGTTTGGTTGGGCAGGAGCAAAACCACTTATTCAGAAATTTGTATATCAGTGGATTCCTGATACAAACACCATGCTTATGAACGTTCTTGCAGGTAAAGTTGATTTGACACTTATTGGTCTTGGTTCCAAAGAAGCACAACAGGCAGAAAAGATTCCAACAATCAAAGTCCAAAAGATTCCATCAACATTCTGGGAACACTTTGAGATTAATGTTACTGATCCAATTCTATCAGATGTAAGAGTTCGTAAAGCACTTGCATATGGAATTGATTATGATGACCTTAACATGCGTGTTCACCTTGGTGTTAGGAAGAACCTCTACTATCCATACATCGCACTCTTTAACGAATTTTACAGAAATCCAAAGGCTGTAATGCCAAAATATGATCCAGCAATGGCTAATAAGCTCCTTGATGAAGCAGGTTGGAAGATGGGTTCAGATGGTTACAGGTATAAAGATGGAAAGAAATTAACACTTGAACTTTCAACAACAACACGTCAGGATAGAAAGGATGAAGCAGTTGTTTTGCAAGCACAACTCAAGAAAATTGGAATTGATATCCAGACAAAGTTCTTAGCAGCAAGTTATTTCTTTGGCACCTATACAACTCACAGGATGTTCCAACTTGCAATGTTTGCTTGGGGCGGTGACCCACTTGATCCAGGTGGATTTACACTCTACCACTCCTCACAAATCCCAACCGAGGAAAATGGTTGGCAGGGTCAGAACTACACTGGTATTTCAGATCCAACGCTTGACGATGCAATTTATAAGGCAACTCACGAAGTTGACCCAGCGGTTCGTCAGAAGAACTACTATATTGCAGAACAGCGTATTGTAGATCTTGTCCCTCAAGTTGGGTTGAACCTCTGGACTGATGTTTATACTCCAAAGAAGAACCTTGCAATGGCAGGATTTGATTATGTAATGTCATCTTCAATTGGATATACTTATAACTCCGAACTCTGGTATTGGGAGAAGAAATAG
- a CDS encoding RNA polymerase sigma factor: MDERKVIERLKSGDEIVFKEFFEFYYDRIFNYAYRRIKMKEIAEDITSETFYKFIKSLPNFELKEGYHIDTWLYAIERNLIRDWFRRNLHKDTLDLEEKFDRAYEPLLRDPYESFANEFISKTIIEALEKLPEQYKEIIKMRFYENKGIKEIADILGKTEVATKVLQFRALKRLKEIIEEMING; encoded by the coding sequence TTGGACGAAAGGAAGGTAATAGAAAGACTTAAAAGTGGTGATGAAATTGTATTCAAAGAATTCTTTGAGTTTTATTACGATAGGATTTTTAATTATGCTTATAGAAGAATAAAGATGAAGGAAATAGCAGAAGATATTACTTCGGAAACATTTTACAAGTTCATAAAATCACTTCCTAACTTTGAACTAAAGGAAGGTTACCACATTGATACATGGCTTTATGCAATTGAGCGAAACCTGATAAGAGATTGGTTCAGAAGGAATCTTCACAAAGATACATTGGATCTTGAAGAGAAGTTTGATAGAGCATATGAACCCCTTCTTAGGGACCCATACGAATCATTTGCAAATGAATTCATAAGTAAAACTATAATTGAGGCTCTTGAGAAATTGCCTGAGCAATATAAAGAAATAATAAAAATGAGATTTTATGAAAACAAGGGAATAAAAGAAATTGCAGATATCTTAGGGAAAACAGAAGTTGCAACGAAAGTTTTGCAATTCAGGGCTTTAAAGAGGCTTAAAGAAATTATCGAGGAGATGATTAATGGATAA